From Vidua macroura isolate BioBank_ID:100142 chromosome 30, ASM2450914v1, whole genome shotgun sequence, one genomic window encodes:
- the LOC128820703 gene encoding olfactory receptor 14J1-like — protein MSNSSSISHFLLLALAETRQLQLLHFCLLLGISLAALLGNGLIISAVACGHHLHTPMFFFLLNLALSDLGSICTTVPKAMHNSLWDTSTISYTGCVVQVFMLIFFIRTQLSLLTIMCYDRYVSICKPLHYGTLLGSRACAHMAAAAWASAFLNALMHTANTFSLPLCHGNALGQFFCDIPQILKLSCSKSYLRELGLLVVSVCLVFGCFVFIVFSYVQIFRAVLRIPSEQGRHKAFSTCLPHLAVVSLFASTAAFAHLKPPSMSSPSLDLSVSVLYSVVPPALNPLIYSLRNQELKAAVRRLMTGCFQEH, from the coding sequence atgtccaacagcagctccatcagccacttcctcctgctggcactggcagagacgcggcagctgcagctcctgcacttctgcctcttgctgggcatctccctggctgccctcctgggcaacggcctcatcatcagcgccgtagcctgcggccaccacctgcacacgcccatgttcttcttcctgctcaacctggccctcagcgacctgggctccatctgcaccactgtccccaaagccatgcacaattccctctgggacaccagcaccatctcctacactGGATGTGTTGTTCAAGTTTTTATGCTTATCTTCTTCATTAGAACACAGCTTTCCCtcctgaccatcatgtgctacgaccgctacgtgtccatctgcaaacccctgcactacgggaccctcctgggcagcagagcttgtgcccacatggcagcagctgcctgggccagtgcctttctcaatGCTCTCATGCACAcggccaatacattttccctgcccctgtgccatggcaatgccctgggccagttcttctgtgatatcccacagatcctcaagctctcctgctccaaatcctatCTCAGGGAACTTGGGCTTCTTGTTGTTAGTGTGTGTTTGgtatttggttgttttgtattcattgttttctcctatgtgcagatcttcagggccgtgctgaggatcccctctgagcagggacggcacaaagccttttccacctgcctccctcacctggccgtTGTCTCTCTGTTTGCCAGCACTGCAGCGTTTGCTCACCTGAAGCCGCCCTCCatgtcctccccatccctggatctgtcagtgtcagttctgtactcggtggtgcctccagccctgaaccccctcatctacagcctgaggaaccaggagctcaaggctgcagtgaggagacTGATGACTGGATGCTTTCAGGAACATTAA